The following are encoded together in the Actinobacillus lignieresii genome:
- the greB gene encoding transcription elongation factor GreB: MAKSNYITRGGWQTLDQELKFLWKDERPKVTQAVSEAAALGDRSENAEYIYGKRRLREIDRRVRFLSKRLEVLQIVDYHPKQEGKVFFGAWVELENEQGETKQYRIVGCDEFDPAKNWISIDSPVARALIGKEADDEIKVNTPLGKSLLYINKIWYEKEGLY, encoded by the coding sequence GTGGCAAAATCAAATTATATTACTCGCGGCGGATGGCAGACCTTAGATCAAGAACTTAAATTCTTGTGGAAAGACGAACGCCCGAAAGTAACGCAAGCGGTATCGGAAGCCGCCGCTTTAGGTGATCGAAGTGAGAATGCCGAATATATTTACGGTAAACGTCGCTTACGTGAAATTGATCGCCGAGTTCGTTTTTTATCTAAACGCTTAGAAGTGTTACAAATCGTGGATTATCATCCGAAACAAGAAGGCAAAGTCTTTTTCGGTGCTTGGGTTGAGCTTGAAAACGAACAAGGAGAAACCAAGCAATACAGGATTGTCGGGTGTGATGAATTTGATCCGGCTAAGAATTGGATCTCAATTGATTCGCCGGTAGCCCGAGCGTTAATCGGTAAAGAAGCGGATGATGAAATTAAGGTGAATACGCCGCTTGGCAAAAGCTTGCTATATATCAACAAAATCTGGTATGAGAAAGAAGGTCTTTACTAG
- the ribH gene encoding 6,7-dimethyl-8-ribityllumazine synthase — protein MAKITGNLVATGLKFGIVTARFNDFINDKLLSGAIDTLVRHGADENDIDTVWVPGAFEIPLVAKKMATSGKYDAVICLGTVIRGSTTHYDYVCNEAAKGIGAVALETGVPVIFGVLTTENIEQAIERAGTKAGNKGSECALGAIEMVNVLKAI, from the coding sequence ATGGCAAAGATTACAGGTAACTTAGTTGCGACAGGTTTAAAATTCGGTATCGTAACCGCACGTTTCAACGATTTTATCAACGATAAATTATTAAGCGGCGCAATTGATACTTTAGTGCGTCACGGTGCGGATGAAAATGATATTGATACGGTATGGGTACCGGGAGCATTTGAGATCCCGTTAGTAGCGAAAAAAATGGCAACAAGCGGTAAATATGATGCGGTAATTTGTTTAGGTACAGTAATTCGTGGTTCAACAACTCACTATGATTACGTGTGTAATGAAGCGGCAAAAGGTATCGGTGCAGTTGCATTAGAAACCGGTGTACCGGTAATTTTCGGTGTATTAACCACAGAAAATATTGAACAGGCGATTGAACGCGCGGGTACTAAAGCAGGTAACAAAGGTTCAGAGTGTGCATTAGGTGCAATTGAAATGGTAAACGTATTAAAAGCGATCTAA
- a CDS encoding bifunctional 3,4-dihydroxy-2-butanone-4-phosphate synthase/GTP cyclohydrolase II: MTDFQFSKVEEAIEAIRQGKIILVTDDEDRENEGDFICAAEFATPENINFMATYGKGLICTPVSTEIAKKLNFHPMVAVNEDNHETAFTVSVDHIDTGTGISAFERSITAMKIVGDNAKASDFRRPGHMFPLVAKDGGVLVRNGHTEATVDLARLAGLKHAGLCCEIMADDGTMMTMPDLQKFAVEHNMPFITIQQLQEYRRKHDSLVKQISVVKMPTKYGEFMAHSFVEVISGKEHVALVKGDLTDGEQVLARIHSECLTGDAFGSQRCDCGQQFAAAMTQIEQEGRGVILYLRQEGRGIGLINKLRAYELQDKGMDTVEANVALGFKEDEREYYIGAQMFQQLGVKSIRLLTNNPAKIEGLKEQGLNIVAREPIIVEPNKNDIDYLKVKQVKMGHMFNF, translated from the coding sequence ATGACAGATTTCCAATTTTCAAAAGTAGAAGAAGCGATTGAAGCGATTCGTCAAGGTAAGATCATTTTAGTGACTGACGATGAAGATCGTGAAAACGAAGGTGATTTTATTTGTGCTGCAGAATTCGCAACACCGGAAAATATCAATTTTATGGCAACTTATGGCAAAGGTTTAATTTGCACACCGGTTTCAACGGAAATTGCTAAAAAGTTAAATTTCCATCCGATGGTGGCAGTCAATGAAGATAACCATGAAACGGCGTTTACAGTATCGGTGGATCACATTGACACAGGAACAGGCATCTCTGCTTTTGAACGTTCAATTACCGCAATGAAAATTGTAGGTGATAATGCGAAAGCAAGTGATTTCCGCCGCCCAGGGCATATGTTCCCATTAGTAGCAAAAGACGGTGGTGTTTTAGTACGTAACGGTCATACTGAAGCAACAGTTGATTTAGCTCGTTTAGCCGGTTTAAAACACGCTGGTTTATGTTGTGAAATTATGGCAGATGACGGCACAATGATGACCATGCCGGATCTACAAAAATTTGCCGTAGAGCACAATATGCCGTTTATCACGATTCAACAATTACAAGAATATCGTCGTAAACATGATAGCTTAGTGAAACAAATTTCTGTGGTAAAAATGCCGACAAAATACGGCGAATTTATGGCGCATAGCTTTGTTGAAGTGATTTCAGGTAAAGAACACGTTGCGTTAGTCAAAGGTGATTTAACGGACGGTGAGCAAGTTTTAGCGCGTATTCATTCTGAATGTTTAACCGGTGATGCGTTCGGCTCTCAACGTTGTGACTGCGGCCAGCAATTTGCCGCAGCAATGACCCAAATTGAGCAAGAGGGCAGAGGTGTGATTCTGTATTTACGCCAAGAAGGTCGTGGTATCGGTTTAATCAATAAGCTACGTGCTTACGAACTACAAGATAAAGGGATGGATACGGTTGAAGCGAACGTCGCTTTAGGATTTAAAGAAGACGAACGTGAATATTATATCGGTGCGCAAATGTTCCAGCAGTTAGGCGTGAAATCGATCCGTTTATTAACCAATAATCCGGCAAAAATTGAAGGCTTAAAAGAGCAAGGGTTAAATATCGTTGCACGTGAGCCGATTATTGTAGAACCGAACAAAAATGACATTGATTACCTAAAAGTGAAACAGGTAAAAATGGGACATATGTTTAACTTCTAA
- the ribE gene encoding riboflavin synthase, producing MFTGIIEEVGKIAQIHKQGEFAVVTINATKVLQDVHLGDSIAVNGVCLTVTSFSNNQFTADVMSETLKRTSLGELKPNSPVNLERAMAANGRFGGHIVSGHIDGTGEIAEIIPAHNSTWYRIKTSPKLMRYIIEKGSITIDGISLTVVDTDDESFRVSIIPHTIKETNLGSKKIGSIVNLENDIVGKYIEQFLLKKPADEPKSNLSLDFLKQAGF from the coding sequence AGCAAGGCGAATTTGCGGTAGTCACAATTAATGCGACCAAAGTATTACAAGACGTTCATTTAGGCGACAGCATTGCGGTGAACGGCGTATGTTTAACCGTAACGTCTTTTTCAAACAACCAATTTACCGCTGATGTGATGTCTGAAACGTTAAAACGTACTTCATTAGGCGAATTAAAACCGAATAGTCCGGTTAATTTAGAACGCGCGATGGCGGCAAACGGACGTTTCGGCGGACACATTGTTTCGGGGCATATTGACGGCACAGGCGAAATTGCGGAAATCATACCGGCACATAATTCAACTTGGTATCGTATAAAAACCTCTCCGAAGTTAATGCGTTATATTATTGAGAAAGGTTCGATTACCATAGACGGTATTAGCCTGACCGTAGTGGATACCGATGATGAAAGTTTCCGTGTATCGATTATTCCACATACCATAAAAGAAACCAATTTAGGTTCGAAAAAAATCGGCAGTATTGTCAATTTAGAAAACGACATTGTCGGCAAATATATCGAACAGTTTTTGCTAAAAAAGCCGGCGGATGAACCGAAAAGTAATCTTAGTTTAGACTTTTTAAAGCAGGCGGGATTTTAA